A window from Fibrobacter sp. UWB11 encodes these proteins:
- a CDS encoding NAD(P)H-binding protein: MKVALLGSTGLIGKSVAQLLSRLDDVESVFCPVRSVPDLNALGIFNGVSKFNFEAVDFNALLSARPEEQWASSVCKNFTGCDVVICCLGTTLKQAGSKPAQEKVDLRLPLTLAALAKRQGVKHFLCVSAMGANSHSPFFYNRLKGQLEEGLTMMGFDSLTLVRPSLLLGKHKDKRFGEELMQKLFGAHPEWVPAHFRPVRAETVAAHLVANLLKPPVDHVCATDGVKGKRIIYNRQFFNFYKNNSEVS; encoded by the coding sequence ATGAAAGTCGCTCTTCTTGGTTCAACAGGACTTATCGGGAAGAGCGTCGCTCAGTTGCTTTCCCGTTTAGATGACGTGGAATCTGTTTTTTGCCCGGTGCGTTCGGTCCCAGACTTGAATGCGCTGGGCATTTTTAATGGCGTATCGAAGTTCAATTTTGAGGCGGTGGATTTTAACGCACTTTTGAGTGCAAGGCCCGAAGAGCAATGGGCGTCTAGCGTTTGCAAGAACTTTACCGGCTGCGATGTGGTGATTTGCTGCCTAGGGACGACGCTCAAGCAGGCGGGGAGTAAGCCCGCTCAAGAAAAGGTCGATTTGCGTTTGCCGCTTACGCTTGCAGCCCTTGCGAAGCGCCAAGGCGTCAAGCATTTTCTGTGCGTGAGCGCCATGGGTGCAAATTCTCATTCGCCGTTCTTCTATAACCGCCTGAAGGGGCAACTCGAAGAAGGCCTCACGATGATGGGCTTTGATTCTCTTACGCTCGTGCGTCCGTCGTTGCTTTTGGGCAAACACAAGGATAAACGTTTTGGCGAAGAACTGATGCAAAAGCTTTTCGGGGCGCACCCAGAATGGGTACCGGCGCATTTTCGTCCGGTGCGTGCAGAAACCGTTGCCGCGCATCTCGTGGCAAACTTGCTCAAGCCTCCCGTAGACCATGTTTGTGCAACCGATGGTGTAAAAGGCAAGCGCATTATCTATAACCGCCAATTTTTTAATTTTTATAAAAACAATTCGGAGGTCTCATGA
- the putP gene encoding sodium/proline symporter PutP, translating to MTLVVFILYLLMMLGIGAYFSRKANSLNAYYLGNRGMNKWVVAMSAQASDMSGWMLMGLPGAVFVSGFSEAWIGIGLVIGTYFNWKIVGRRLRKYSHFCGDSITLPDFFSNRFRDNKGIIRVIASIFILAFFLFYTVSGFVACAKLFGTIFGMNYTTGLILGAVVVVSYTFMGGFFAVCWTDFIQASMMLIAVLVIPMMIMSGSGGFAPTMDAVNAQNPYLMSLFTNATTGKSIGLIALISSLSWGLGYFGMPHILVRFMSIKNAEEIKDSRRIAMTWVIICLAAVVMIALLGRYYVTAHGITVDDPERIFMILCQALCHPAIAAILMAAILAAIMSTSDSQLLVSASAFSNDLYKHLFRKNASNKEVMWVSRGVVVVITLIAVIVAMQGAPSADGMKHGKSFLDVVMSLVSFAWGGFGATFGPIMLLALFWKRTTLAGAVSGMLVGGLTTFIWKFYLSGFSAEIFQIYELVPGFILSFVTIVVVSLLTKEPSAEIQLEFDRVESTRLSDMKL from the coding sequence ATGACGTTAGTCGTCTTTATCCTTTATCTGCTAATGATGCTTGGCATCGGTGCATATTTCTCTCGCAAGGCGAACAGCCTGAACGCCTATTACCTCGGTAACCGCGGCATGAACAAGTGGGTGGTTGCCATGTCCGCCCAGGCCTCCGACATGAGCGGCTGGATGCTGATGGGCCTTCCGGGCGCCGTGTTCGTGAGCGGTTTTTCCGAAGCTTGGATCGGCATTGGCCTTGTCATCGGCACTTACTTCAACTGGAAAATCGTCGGTCGCAGGCTCCGCAAGTACAGCCATTTCTGTGGCGACTCGATTACGCTTCCGGACTTTTTCTCGAACCGTTTCCGCGACAATAAGGGCATCATCCGTGTGATTGCCTCGATTTTCATTCTCGCGTTCTTCCTCTTCTACACGGTCTCGGGCTTTGTCGCCTGCGCTAAGTTGTTCGGAACTATCTTTGGAATGAACTACACGACGGGCCTTATCCTTGGTGCGGTCGTGGTGGTGAGTTACACGTTTATGGGCGGGTTCTTTGCGGTGTGTTGGACTGACTTTATCCAGGCTTCGATGATGCTTATCGCAGTACTTGTGATTCCGATGATGATCATGAGCGGCTCGGGCGGTTTTGCCCCGACGATGGATGCGGTAAACGCCCAGAATCCCTACCTGATGAGCCTTTTCACGAATGCGACAACAGGCAAGTCCATTGGCCTTATTGCGCTGATTTCAAGTCTCTCGTGGGGACTTGGCTACTTTGGCATGCCGCACATCCTCGTGCGCTTTATGTCCATCAAGAACGCCGAAGAAATCAAGGATTCTCGCCGTATCGCCATGACTTGGGTGATTATCTGCCTTGCTGCAGTCGTGATGATTGCTCTCCTCGGTCGCTATTACGTGACGGCACACGGCATCACCGTTGATGACCCGGAACGCATTTTCATGATTCTCTGCCAAGCTCTTTGCCATCCGGCGATTGCAGCCATCCTTATGGCCGCCATTCTCGCAGCCATTATGAGTACTTCCGACTCCCAGCTCCTCGTGTCTGCATCTGCATTCAGTAACGACCTCTACAAGCACCTGTTCCGCAAGAACGCAAGCAACAAGGAAGTGATGTGGGTGAGCCGTGGCGTTGTCGTGGTGATTACGCTCATCGCGGTGATTGTCGCTATGCAGGGCGCTCCGAGTGCTGACGGCATGAAGCACGGCAAGAGCTTCCTTGATGTGGTGATGAGCCTCGTGAGCTTTGCTTGGGGCGGCTTCGGTGCGACCTTTGGCCCGATTATGTTGCTCGCACTCTTCTGGAAACGCACGACTCTCGCTGGCGCTGTCAGCGGTATGCTCGTGGGTGGCCTTACGACGTTTATCTGGAAGTTCTACCTTTCCGGATTCTCCGCCGAAATCTTCCAGATCTATGAACTCGTGCCGGGCTTTATCCTTTCCTTCGTTACAATCGTCGTCGTGAGCCTTTTGACCAAGGAACCCTCTGCCGAAATCCAGCTGGAATTTGACCGCGTGGAAAGCACTCGCCTGAGCGATATGAAACTGTAA